A DNA window from Sphingopyxis sp. CCNWLW2 contains the following coding sequences:
- a CDS encoding SDR family NAD(P)-dependent oxidoreductase, with translation MGRVEGKVTIITGGARGQGAAHARLFASQGAHVLITDVLDEQGEDVARELRDAGYDVLYRRLDVTSEAEWAEVLGEAERHWGRIDILVNNAGIVGSMKGADEEELAAWSKLTAINQQGVFLGLKHVVPAMRRAGGGSVVNICSISGSVGAPGFFSYQASKGAVGMMTRAAAIHYVADGIRVNAVSPGLVMTPMAEEEGEESNRAFAAATPMKRGARPEEVSYCVLFLASDEASYVTGADLFVDGGYTAQ, from the coding sequence ATGGGCCGCGTTGAAGGCAAGGTCACGATCATCACTGGCGGCGCGCGCGGGCAAGGCGCGGCGCACGCCCGCCTGTTTGCGTCGCAAGGCGCGCATGTCCTGATCACCGATGTTCTCGACGAGCAAGGGGAGGATGTGGCCCGGGAACTGCGCGATGCGGGTTACGATGTACTATACCGCCGTCTCGACGTCACGTCCGAAGCGGAGTGGGCAGAGGTGCTCGGTGAGGCCGAACGGCATTGGGGCCGCATAGACATTCTTGTCAACAATGCGGGAATCGTGGGCTCGATGAAGGGCGCGGATGAGGAAGAGCTTGCCGCCTGGTCCAAGCTTACCGCAATCAACCAGCAGGGCGTGTTCCTGGGCCTTAAGCATGTGGTCCCCGCGATGCGCCGGGCCGGCGGCGGGTCGGTCGTGAACATCTGCTCGATCAGCGGTTCGGTCGGGGCGCCCGGCTTCTTCTCCTACCAGGCATCGAAGGGCGCGGTCGGTATGATGACGCGCGCCGCGGCGATCCATTATGTCGCCGACGGCATTCGCGTGAACGCGGTGTCGCCCGGCTTGGTCATGACGCCGATGGCTGAAGAAGAGGGAGAGGAGTCGAACCGGGCCTTTGCTGCGGCCACACCGATGAAACGCGGAGCGCGGCCCGAAGAGGTGAGCTATTGCGTGCTTTTTCTTGCAAGCGACGAGGCCAGCTATGTGACGGGCGCCGACCTGTTCGTCGATGGAGGATATACTGCGCAATAG
- a CDS encoding sigma-54-dependent Fis family transcriptional regulator gives MSMNSDLTPWQRSKPPGKSDRDMLEALRARFIADPQQTDLSAVRPVIARSWKRSAMCNVSTARGMMEVTAEPQIDEQFLRCADPVIAELERLCVDAHGCVSLADPTGTISLFRGEPAMVRWAEKTFPTVGGAMSEELVGTNSDGTAIEEGAAVQVWGGEHYNEALQDSYCTSVPIIDPLRRSIRGVLSLTLPEQLVVDLDPRTILMIVQSAGAEIARALRDRLAPREQALLTEYLREVRKRGSEAVVAMDEHTTIMNRGAMQLLDQSDHAVLAAYAREAGAHARTAEHEIFCAAGRILQLQVRPVAEGDRTSGSVMRLRQIRTPPRLVAMPALPARRPFDEMIGESPALRRALDAADAAFVQRLPAFIFGEPGTGKTRLGRLLAERMSADASVAEIEWRDSRTGDAVAASLRKGAAVLLGRAERMDEDDCARLAEAFEGMEGPRLVFTGTHFSDAILPLVTMLRGVEVRMPPLRMRREDIAPLAAYFLAGLDRPRAAAPRLMEQLAAAEWPGNVAQLREAVESAALQAPGRDVRSEDLTAIHRRALAPSHLSRLQKAELQQIREALDEAGGNRLRAAEILRIGRSTLYRRLDYYTSRGFDLTPDS, from the coding sequence ATGAGCATGAACTCGGATCTGACGCCATGGCAGAGGAGCAAACCTCCCGGAAAGTCCGATCGCGACATGCTCGAAGCTCTGCGTGCCCGCTTCATTGCCGACCCGCAACAAACCGATCTTTCAGCCGTCAGGCCGGTCATCGCCCGCTCCTGGAAGCGCAGCGCGATGTGCAACGTAAGTACGGCGAGGGGCATGATGGAGGTCACCGCAGAGCCGCAGATCGACGAACAGTTTCTTCGCTGCGCCGATCCGGTCATCGCCGAACTCGAGCGGCTGTGCGTCGATGCCCATGGCTGTGTCAGCCTGGCTGATCCTACTGGAACAATTTCGCTATTCCGCGGTGAACCGGCGATGGTCCGCTGGGCCGAGAAGACTTTTCCAACCGTCGGCGGCGCCATGTCCGAGGAGCTTGTCGGCACCAATTCGGACGGCACCGCGATCGAAGAAGGTGCGGCCGTCCAGGTGTGGGGCGGCGAGCATTATAACGAGGCGCTGCAAGACAGCTATTGCACGTCCGTTCCGATCATCGATCCGCTCCGTCGCTCGATCCGAGGCGTCCTGAGCCTGACGCTTCCCGAACAGCTCGTGGTCGATCTCGATCCCCGCACGATCCTCATGATCGTTCAATCGGCCGGAGCGGAGATTGCCCGTGCGCTCCGCGACCGGCTTGCTCCACGCGAGCAGGCGTTGCTAACGGAATATCTTCGCGAGGTCCGTAAGCGCGGATCCGAGGCCGTCGTTGCGATGGACGAGCATACGACGATCATGAATCGCGGCGCGATGCAACTGCTCGATCAGAGCGACCATGCTGTCCTCGCGGCCTATGCGCGTGAGGCTGGGGCCCATGCGCGAACCGCCGAGCATGAAATATTTTGCGCGGCGGGCCGCATCCTTCAACTTCAGGTTCGACCGGTCGCCGAAGGCGATCGCACGTCGGGCTCGGTAATGCGCCTCCGGCAGATCAGAACGCCGCCGCGCCTCGTCGCGATGCCAGCGCTTCCGGCACGGCGGCCTTTCGACGAAATGATCGGCGAAAGCCCGGCGCTTCGCCGCGCGCTCGATGCAGCCGACGCAGCGTTCGTCCAGCGCCTCCCGGCCTTTATATTTGGCGAGCCGGGCACCGGAAAAACCCGCCTCGGAAGATTGCTTGCCGAGCGAATGTCGGCGGACGCATCCGTTGCCGAGATCGAGTGGCGGGACAGCCGGACAGGTGACGCAGTGGCCGCGTCGTTGCGAAAAGGTGCGGCGGTTCTTCTCGGCCGCGCCGAGCGTATGGACGAGGATGATTGCGCCCGGCTCGCCGAGGCATTCGAGGGCATGGAAGGACCGCGGCTGGTTTTCACCGGCACGCACTTCTCCGATGCCATCTTGCCGCTGGTTACCATGCTCCGAGGTGTCGAGGTCCGCATGCCGCCTTTGCGCATGCGCCGCGAAGACATCGCGCCGCTTGCGGCCTATTTTCTCGCTGGCCTCGATCGCCCGCGTGCGGCGGCGCCGCGTCTCATGGAACAGTTGGCGGCTGCCGAATGGCCAGGAAATGTGGCCCAGCTTCGCGAGGCGGTCGAAAGTGCGGCGCTCCAGGCGCCCGGCCGCGACGTGCGAAGCGAAGATCTTACGGCGATCCATCGACGGGCTCTGGCACCAAGCCATCTGAGCCGCTTGCAGAAAGCGGAATTGCAGCAAATCCGGGAGGCGCTCGATGAAGCCGGGGGCAATCGTCTCCGAGCGGCCGAAATCCTCAGGATCGGACGCTCGACCCTTTATCGGCGCTTGGACTATTATACGAGCCGGGGCTTCGACTTGACCCCGGACTCCTGA
- a CDS encoding TetR family transcriptional regulator, translated as MSDIMPPPAKPGPTPRRAGRRAMLLDEAARQINERGAAALNLNLIAETVGLTRNALYYYVSDTNDLIFRCYLRRCETMEEDLDAAIEGHGSAAARLSAFVVRTFDRQPPLAVLADLDFLPDPQRTAIADIARRRVETLAQIIAEGADAGEFRPVNARIAAECLLGMMNWAQLAQLWLAFGDAIGDRARIAQTILDILLHGFAADPEAAFTCPLHVENLERRSINAFDKAQAGEEKTRQLIDAASRLFNRRGCDGVSLDDIGASLGATKGAFYHYFDDKTGFIARCYERAFDRYRHFALTAGETGANGLEKSLIVMHLNCQAQAGAAPPMMPQPGLFTLPDQTRTDLMAQAQHIWSICQDYVAEGLADGSCRAISVADLTMVSAGAFFWLPKWLPATGATDPISLADQICDIMRQGLTAR; from the coding sequence ATGAGCGACATCATGCCTCCCCCCGCCAAGCCCGGACCGACGCCGCGCCGCGCGGGTCGCCGGGCCATGCTGCTCGACGAGGCTGCGCGCCAGATCAACGAGCGCGGCGCGGCGGCGCTGAACCTGAACCTCATCGCCGAAACCGTGGGCCTCACGCGCAACGCGCTCTATTATTATGTCAGCGACACCAACGACCTCATTTTCCGCTGCTATCTGCGCAGATGCGAGACGATGGAGGAGGATCTCGACGCCGCGATCGAAGGCCATGGCTCGGCCGCCGCGCGGCTGAGCGCGTTCGTTGTGCGCACATTCGACCGGCAGCCGCCGCTTGCGGTTCTCGCCGACCTCGACTTTCTTCCCGATCCGCAACGCACGGCGATTGCCGACATCGCGCGCCGCCGGGTCGAAACGCTGGCGCAGATCATTGCGGAAGGTGCCGACGCGGGCGAGTTCAGGCCGGTGAATGCGCGGATTGCGGCCGAATGCCTTCTCGGCATGATGAACTGGGCCCAGCTGGCGCAGCTCTGGCTCGCGTTCGGCGACGCCATCGGCGATCGGGCCCGCATCGCGCAGACCATCCTCGACATCTTGCTCCATGGTTTCGCCGCCGATCCCGAGGCCGCCTTCACCTGCCCGCTCCATGTCGAGAATCTGGAGCGCCGCTCGATCAACGCGTTCGACAAGGCGCAGGCCGGTGAGGAAAAGACCCGGCAGCTCATCGACGCGGCATCACGGCTGTTCAACCGCCGCGGCTGCGATGGTGTATCGCTCGACGACATTGGCGCGAGCCTTGGCGCGACCAAGGGCGCCTTTTATCATTATTTCGACGACAAGACGGGCTTCATCGCGCGCTGTTACGAACGCGCTTTCGATCGCTACCGGCATTTCGCCCTGACCGCAGGCGAGACTGGCGCCAACGGCCTTGAAAAATCGCTGATCGTGATGCATCTCAATTGCCAGGCGCAGGCCGGCGCCGCCCCGCCGATGATGCCGCAGCCGGGGTTGTTCACGCTCCCCGATCAAACGCGCACCGACCTCATGGCGCAAGCGCAGCATATCTGGTCGATTTGCCAGGATTATGTGGCGGAGGGCCTCGCCGATGGAAGTTGCCGGGCAATCTCGGTCGCCGACCTGACGATGGTCAGCGCGGGCGCTTTCTTCTGGTTGCCGAAATGGCTGCCCGCCACGGGCGCAACCGACCCGATTTCGCTCGCCGACCAAATCTGCGATATCATGCGCCAAGGTTTGACGGCCAGATAA
- a CDS encoding TonB-dependent receptor, translated as MQNFQASLRRAGRGLVGVSMLGLAAPAFAQAVPASEESDDGVIIVTAQKRAQNSLDVGINVSVIGSEAIAERRLESVSELAGAAPNVTVKENVPGLLPVVTIRGIGLNDFSATNNPSAGVYVDEVPLSSLALMNFNFFDIDRLEVLKGPQGTLYGRNSTAGALNIFSARPEFSGFSGRVAASLGNYQAKDFEAALNIPLGDTIALRAAGKVIAQDKGYWFNERTSENFGDRNLLLGRLQLRARPSDAVDINLKVEAQRGRSDLGQPAFFGALPASGATCPGSPACSDFFGYRDTDNDPFRGAWSIDPFYDYNQLNLTGRVEVDLGFATLTSVTSRIDFDRQWGIDTDATPLPQTDFYTDDKVKQFSQELRLSGEDAIVDWLVGGFYTRDHVVTSYDGRLQALFNTTSFTQSDQVTKSAAFFANGEWRLAPTLSVVTGLRYTSEKRRNTGSTVDLVSLAPGSLLSGAPFGSPPVTVASVDGRISDENLSYKIGLNWKPSPLVLVYASASKGVKSGGFFAGVATSSAQLQPYGSETLYAYEAGIKGRLADVGLSYSLSGFYYDYRDVQTFIRDVAGALPIQRLGNIDKAKVKGIDADLIFNPRALPGLTATLGLGLLDSKLGAFASSGGAIAAGNRLPDAPKTNINTSLAYSFPVAGGVDARLAIDGQYQSRTYRDALNDPIIASDGYWVWNARASVLRDKGWDISLFAKNLFDKRYVAQGVNQLVLGFGYRVYGAPRTYGVSASFQF; from the coding sequence ATGCAGAATTTTCAGGCGTCATTGCGCCGTGCGGGCAGGGGACTCGTCGGGGTTTCCATGCTGGGCCTGGCGGCCCCTGCTTTTGCGCAGGCGGTTCCGGCCAGCGAGGAGAGCGATGACGGGGTGATCATCGTCACCGCCCAGAAAAGGGCTCAGAACAGCCTCGACGTCGGGATCAACGTGTCGGTCATCGGCAGCGAGGCGATCGCCGAGCGCCGCCTTGAAAGCGTCTCCGAACTGGCCGGCGCGGCGCCCAATGTGACGGTGAAGGAAAATGTGCCCGGGCTGCTGCCCGTCGTCACGATCCGCGGTATCGGGCTCAACGATTTCAGCGCCACCAACAATCCAAGTGCCGGCGTCTATGTCGATGAGGTGCCGCTCAGCTCGCTGGCGCTGATGAACTTCAACTTCTTTGACATCGACCGGCTCGAGGTGCTGAAGGGGCCGCAGGGTACGCTTTATGGCCGCAATTCGACCGCCGGCGCGCTCAATATATTCTCCGCGCGTCCCGAATTTTCCGGCTTCTCGGGCCGTGTCGCGGCATCGCTCGGCAATTATCAGGCGAAGGATTTCGAAGCTGCGCTCAACATCCCGCTCGGCGACACGATCGCGCTGCGCGCCGCCGGCAAGGTTATCGCGCAGGACAAGGGCTATTGGTTCAATGAGCGCACCAGCGAGAATTTCGGCGATCGCAATCTCTTGCTCGGCCGGCTTCAACTGCGCGCCAGACCATCCGACGCGGTCGACATCAACCTGAAGGTCGAGGCGCAGCGCGGTCGCTCCGATCTGGGTCAGCCCGCCTTTTTCGGCGCGCTGCCGGCGTCGGGGGCGACTTGTCCCGGCTCGCCGGCTTGCAGCGACTTCTTCGGTTACCGCGACACCGACAATGATCCCTTCCGCGGCGCCTGGTCGATCGATCCCTTCTATGATTACAACCAGCTCAACCTGACCGGGCGGGTCGAGGTCGACCTCGGTTTCGCGACGCTCACCTCGGTGACCTCGCGCATCGATTTCGACCGGCAGTGGGGGATCGACACCGACGCGACGCCGTTGCCGCAGACCGATTTCTATACCGACGACAAGGTGAAGCAATTCTCGCAGGAACTTCGGCTGTCGGGCGAGGATGCGATCGTCGACTGGCTTGTGGGAGGCTTTTACACGCGCGACCATGTCGTCACGAGCTACGACGGCCGGCTGCAGGCGCTGTTCAACACGACCAGCTTTACCCAGTCGGACCAGGTAACCAAATCAGCCGCATTTTTCGCCAATGGTGAGTGGAGGCTTGCCCCGACACTCAGCGTCGTGACCGGCCTGCGCTATACGTCGGAGAAGCGCCGCAATACCGGTTCCACCGTCGACCTCGTCTCGCTCGCGCCCGGAAGCCTGCTGTCCGGCGCGCCCTTCGGGTCTCCGCCGGTGACGGTCGCGTCGGTCGATGGGCGGATCAGCGACGAGAATCTGTCGTACAAGATCGGGCTGAACTGGAAGCCGTCGCCGCTCGTGCTCGTCTATGCGAGCGCGTCGAAGGGCGTCAAAAGCGGCGGCTTCTTCGCCGGGGTTGCGACCAGTTCGGCGCAGCTTCAACCCTATGGCTCGGAGACGCTCTACGCCTATGAAGCCGGCATCAAGGGCCGGCTGGCCGACGTCGGCCTGTCCTATAGCCTGAGCGGCTTCTATTATGATTATCGCGATGTCCAGACCTTCATCCGCGATGTCGCCGGCGCCCTGCCGATCCAGCGCCTGGGCAATATCGACAAGGCGAAGGTGAAGGGGATCGACGCCGATCTCATCTTCAATCCGCGCGCGCTGCCCGGGCTTACGGCGACGCTGGGGCTTGGCCTGCTCGACAGCAAGCTGGGGGCCTTTGCCTCTTCGGGCGGGGCGATAGCGGCGGGCAACCGCTTGCCCGATGCCCCAAAGACGAACATCAATACCAGTCTCGCCTACAGTTTTCCGGTGGCGGGCGGCGTTGACGCGCGGCTGGCGATCGACGGCCAATATCAGTCGCGCACCTACCGCGATGCGCTCAACGACCCGATCATCGCATCGGACGGCTATTGGGTGTGGAATGCGCGCGCGTCGGTGCTGCGCGACAAGGGCTGGGACATCTCGCTCTTTGCGAAGAACCTCTTCGACAAGCGCTACGTCGCGCAGGGCGTCAACCAGCTGGTGCTCGGCTTTGGCTACCGCGTCTACGGCGCCCCGCGCACCTATGGCGTCAGCGCCTCGTTCCAATTCTGA
- a CDS encoding serine hydrolase domain-containing protein yields the protein MTDIHGEVAPGYEPLRDAFAANFAERFEYGASIALVKDGDLVVSLWGGRADEAGSPWERNTLVNIWSTTKGVTAICFAMLASRGLIDYDRPVADYWPEFAAHRKAAVTVAMLLSHQAGLTGFREPATLADLYDAPRAAARLAAAEPFWEPGTQSGYHAISMGLLADELFRRVEGRSLRQFIAEELSAFDISIGLPAARAARGAVMFAPGDLSSAPQARELSAAQIAALANPPLDPAVPNSDDWRAAEIPSANGFAAAEGLARLYGAFIGGRIADEAAVTAATSVRIEGVDAVLGIPARWASGFLVNVMGLYGSTPNSFGHSGWGGSFAFADPERNLAFAYTPNQMGTELAGDPRALALMEGLEKALV from the coding sequence ATGACGGACATCCATGGCGAGGTCGCACCGGGTTACGAACCCCTGCGCGACGCTTTCGCAGCCAATTTTGCCGAGCGTTTCGAATATGGCGCGTCGATTGCGCTGGTCAAAGATGGCGATCTGGTCGTCAGCCTGTGGGGTGGCCGCGCCGATGAAGCGGGGAGCCCATGGGAGCGAAACACGCTCGTCAACATCTGGTCGACGACCAAGGGCGTCACGGCGATCTGCTTTGCGATGCTCGCGAGCCGCGGTCTGATCGACTACGACCGGCCCGTCGCCGATTACTGGCCGGAGTTTGCGGCGCACAGGAAGGCCGCTGTCACGGTGGCGATGCTTTTGTCGCATCAGGCGGGGCTGACCGGCTTTCGCGAGCCGGCGACGCTGGCCGATCTCTACGATGCGCCGCGCGCCGCCGCGAGACTAGCGGCGGCTGAGCCTTTTTGGGAACCGGGCACACAGAGTGGATATCATGCCATCAGTATGGGGCTACTCGCGGACGAGCTGTTCCGCCGGGTTGAGGGGCGTTCGCTTCGGCAATTCATCGCCGAGGAGCTTTCGGCCTTTGACATCAGCATCGGCCTGCCCGCCGCGCGCGCGGCGCGTGGCGCCGTGATGTTCGCACCCGGCGATCTTTCGTCGGCACCGCAGGCGCGGGAGCTGTCGGCCGCGCAAATCGCTGCACTCGCGAACCCGCCGCTCGATCCGGCCGTCCCCAACAGTGATGATTGGCGTGCAGCGGAAATCCCTTCGGCAAATGGATTCGCTGCTGCCGAGGGGCTGGCGCGGCTTTATGGCGCCTTCATCGGGGGCCGGATCGCGGACGAAGCCGCGGTGACGGCGGCGACCTCCGTTCGCATCGAAGGCGTCGATGCGGTTCTTGGCATTCCGGCGCGCTGGGCGAGTGGCTTTCTGGTCAATGTGATGGGCCTTTATGGCAGCACGCCCAACAGCTTCGGGCACTCGGGCTGGGGCGGCTCTTTCGCCTTTGCGGACCCGGAGCGAAACCTCGCATTTGCTTATACGCCGAACCAAATGGGAACTGAGCTCGCTGGCGACCCTCGTGCACTCGCCTTGATGGAGGGATTGGAAAAAGCCCTGGTTTGA
- a CDS encoding SDR family NAD(P)-dependent oxidoreductase produces MIHAAIERGKTAVITGAADGIGLAAAKRLASLGMHVVLADNNASRLAEAAAAVPGDNLAVETNVADRGSVEALAEKVRERFGPVSLLMNNAGRGGGGDALSNPEGWEAVLGTNLFGVLHGVQAFVPEMVKSDEPGLVINTGSKQGITQPPGDTAYNVSKSGVRSLTEGLAHSLREQTKGRISAHLLIPGFTYTGMMTRHFSQKPAAAWDPEQVIDAMFEGLRRGSFYLWCLDNETTWETDCRRILWNAADIVEDRPALSRWHPDYADEFAAYVKSG; encoded by the coding sequence ATGATTCACGCTGCGATCGAGAGGGGTAAGACCGCCGTCATCACCGGCGCCGCCGACGGCATCGGGCTCGCCGCCGCCAAGCGGCTGGCGAGCTTGGGGATGCATGTCGTGCTTGCGGATAACAATGCGTCCCGACTGGCCGAAGCTGCGGCAGCTGTGCCCGGGGACAATTTGGCGGTCGAAACCAATGTTGCCGATCGCGGCTCGGTGGAGGCTCTCGCTGAGAAGGTGCGGGAGCGCTTCGGTCCGGTGTCGCTTCTCATGAACAATGCCGGGCGAGGCGGTGGCGGCGACGCCCTCTCCAATCCCGAGGGTTGGGAGGCAGTCCTCGGCACCAATCTGTTCGGCGTTCTGCACGGCGTGCAGGCGTTCGTCCCGGAAATGGTTAAATCGGACGAGCCGGGGCTGGTCATCAACACGGGCTCGAAGCAGGGGATCACGCAACCGCCCGGCGATACGGCCTACAACGTCAGCAAATCGGGCGTAAGGTCTCTCACAGAGGGCTTGGCACACAGCCTGCGCGAGCAAACGAAGGGGCGCATCAGCGCGCATCTTCTCATTCCCGGCTTCACCTATACCGGTATGATGACGCGCCATTTCTCTCAAAAGCCGGCGGCGGCATGGGATCCCGAGCAGGTCATCGACGCCATGTTCGAGGGCCTCCGACGCGGCAGTTTCTATCTCTGGTGTCTCGACAACGAAACCACATGGGAAACGGATTGCCGGCGGATACTCTGGAACGCGGCAGATATTGTCGAGGACAGACCGGCTCTCTCCCGATGGCATCCGGATTACGCGGACGAGTTTGCAGCCTATGTGAAATCAGGCTGA
- a CDS encoding poly(ethylene terephthalate) hydrolase family protein, with protein MPKKRIAAAALAVAAAVGTSVLSGAQLIPLPDIPLPGPPPPPMPNYTFQGPIEAKYAHTGPWATSFVETSDACDREGSPCAIFYPTRLGFNAQTGEYGFKHPVISIAGGTTTGTTADPRPLQDVSNYDQYLRHLASWGFVVVLTRDGWTSTGETVSDAADYMVTKNDQPGSRFYRKLDTANMGMMGFSQGGGSAAALLAAQNPRFKTYISGQGVGQLFGAILSIYTLDNPMSTGLLSLVNVSKGSIFYVGSTTDFPVSGIDTNLTYYLTTSNQIDKVMGVLDSYPHTTVLGNPGCTTAEACARNPYRGLGVAWMLWKLRGVQDAGSIFRQGGEYAKFQLSNPDWTMRLSNVQ; from the coding sequence ATGCCCAAGAAGCGTATCGCCGCGGCCGCCCTGGCCGTTGCGGCGGCAGTCGGGACGTCCGTATTGAGCGGTGCCCAGTTGATTCCGCTACCCGACATCCCGCTTCCTGGCCCACCGCCACCGCCCATGCCGAATTATACTTTTCAGGGTCCTATCGAGGCAAAATATGCGCACACGGGTCCCTGGGCCACCAGCTTCGTCGAAACCAGCGATGCGTGCGACCGCGAAGGGAGCCCGTGCGCCATCTTTTATCCGACCAGGCTCGGCTTCAACGCACAGACGGGCGAATATGGCTTCAAACATCCTGTCATTTCGATCGCGGGTGGCACGACGACGGGGACCACGGCCGACCCGAGGCCACTTCAGGATGTCTCCAATTATGACCAGTATCTGCGCCATCTCGCTTCATGGGGCTTCGTGGTTGTCCTGACTCGCGATGGCTGGACGTCGACAGGCGAAACCGTGTCCGACGCGGCTGATTATATGGTCACGAAAAACGATCAACCCGGTAGCCGGTTTTACCGCAAACTGGACACGGCAAACATGGGCATGATGGGCTTTTCTCAAGGCGGCGGCTCGGCTGCGGCCCTGCTGGCGGCCCAGAATCCGCGTTTCAAGACCTACATCAGCGGACAAGGCGTGGGCCAGTTATTTGGGGCTATCCTGAGCATTTATACGCTCGACAACCCCATGTCGACGGGCCTCCTCTCGCTGGTCAATGTGTCGAAAGGGTCGATCTTTTACGTGGGCAGCACGACAGATTTCCCGGTCTCCGGCATCGACACCAATCTCACTTATTATCTCACGACATCGAACCAGATCGACAAGGTCATGGGCGTGCTCGACAGCTATCCGCATACAACGGTTCTCGGCAATCCGGGTTGTACGACGGCCGAAGCCTGTGCGCGCAATCCGTATCGCGGTCTCGGTGTCGCGTGGATGTTGTGGAAACTGCGCGGCGTCCAAGACGCCGGATCCATCTTCCGGCAAGGCGGCGAGTACGCCAAGTTCCAGCTGAGCAATCCCGATTGGACGATGCGGCTCAGCAACGTCCAATAG
- a CDS encoding DUF736 domain-containing protein produces the protein MAAIGIVTGTIETGFNGQLRTLSVRAAIEIRCNRNKSADVQPDYRIYADDAEIGAGWIRLSEISEKTYVSLSFAAPEFGPRRIYANLGRAAGQDDDNCYAILWNPVD, from the coding sequence ATGGCTGCGATCGGTATTGTCACCGGCACGATCGAGACAGGCTTTAACGGACAGCTGCGAACATTGTCGGTCCGTGCGGCGATTGAAATTCGCTGTAACCGCAACAAGTCGGCCGACGTTCAGCCAGACTATCGGATTTACGCTGACGACGCAGAGATCGGCGCAGGCTGGATACGGCTCAGCGAAATCTCCGAGAAGACCTATGTGTCGCTCAGCTTTGCCGCCCCCGAATTCGGCCCGCGCCGCATTTATGCGAACCTCGGCCGTGCCGCCGGCCAGGATGACGACAATTGCTATGCGATCCTCTGGAATCCGGTGGATTGA
- a CDS encoding HEPN domain-containing protein — protein sequence MRSSLDHLPAQKQRELERVVQIIFEEFEDALALATQDWKRKGRISKIILYGSYARGGWVDEPHTAKGYQSDYDLLIIVNDKRLTDRIEYWSKLDDHLMREFGISKAIRTPVNFIVHSVDEVNAGLAHGRYFFMDIARDGIALYQAVDDELPEPQPKTPHAAADMAQEYYDEWFPSAAEFLDDYKSNFDRGRLKKAAFELHQAAERYYHCAMLVCTFYTPHNHNLAFLRTQAEGHEGRLIEAWPREQKRDRAMFEKLKEAYVKARYSKHYRISEEELSWLGERVSALAGIVETICRERIAQLEDTARAAG from the coding sequence ATGCGTAGCAGTCTTGATCATCTTCCAGCTCAAAAGCAGCGCGAGCTCGAACGCGTCGTTCAGATCATCTTCGAAGAATTCGAGGATGCGCTGGCGCTTGCCACCCAGGACTGGAAGCGCAAGGGCCGCATTTCCAAGATCATTCTCTATGGCAGCTATGCCCGCGGCGGCTGGGTCGATGAGCCGCACACCGCCAAGGGCTATCAGTCGGACTATGATCTGCTCATCATCGTCAACGACAAGCGCCTGACCGATCGCATCGAATATTGGTCGAAGCTCGACGATCATCTGATGCGCGAGTTCGGTATTTCAAAGGCGATCCGGACGCCGGTGAACTTCATCGTGCACAGTGTCGACGAGGTGAACGCCGGGCTTGCCCACGGTCGCTACTTCTTCATGGACATCGCTCGGGACGGCATTGCGCTTTATCAGGCCGTCGATGATGAACTGCCGGAACCGCAACCTAAAACGCCCCATGCCGCGGCGGACATGGCGCAAGAATACTATGACGAATGGTTTCCAAGCGCCGCGGAATTTCTAGACGATTATAAATCGAATTTCGACCGAGGGAGGCTGAAGAAGGCAGCCTTTGAACTCCATCAAGCGGCGGAGCGATACTATCATTGCGCCATGCTTGTATGCACATTTTACACGCCACATAATCACAACCTGGCTTTCCTTCGAACACAAGCAGAGGGTCACGAGGGCCGATTAATCGAGGCATGGCCGCGCGAGCAAAAGCGCGATCGCGCGATGTTCGAGAAGCTGAAGGAAGCCTATGTGAAGGCGCGCTACTCGAAACATTATCGCATCTCGGAGGAGGAACTGAGCTGGCTCGGCGAGCGCGTATCTGCGCTGGCCGGCATCGTCGAGACGATCTGCCGCGAGCGTATTGCGCAGCTCGAAGACACGGCACGGGCTGCAGGCTGA
- a CDS encoding HU family DNA-binding protein produces MNHAELSDNVATSLGLSKAEGKKAVDAVFAAIVDAAAKGDEVSVNGFGKFKVKESAAREGRNPSTGAAIQIAASKKLGFGAAKAVKDRLNG; encoded by the coding sequence ATGAACCATGCCGAACTTTCGGACAACGTTGCAACCTCGCTCGGTCTTTCGAAGGCCGAGGGCAAGAAGGCCGTCGACGCCGTGTTCGCCGCGATCGTCGACGCCGCCGCCAAGGGCGACGAAGTGTCGGTGAATGGCTTCGGCAAGTTCAAGGTCAAGGAATCGGCAGCCCGCGAAGGCCGCAATCCGTCGACCGGCGCGGCGATCCAGATCGCGGCTTCGAAGAAGCTGGGCTTTGGCGCGGCGAAGGCGGTCAAGGATCGCCTGAACGGCTGA